TGCACTTAATGAAGTTGTAGTTCAGGCCAAGGGAAATAACCCAATCATGAACTCAGATAAGAACGGTGCTTCTACAAACGTAAGTTCAACACAATTAAAGCAACTTCCTTCCATCAGCAGAAGTATTCTTGATTTTACCAAGTTTACTCCTCAGGCAAATGGAACATCATTTGGAGGCCGCGATAATCGTATGAATACCGTAACAATCGATGGTGCAGCATTTAACAACAATTTTGGATTGAGCACATCTCAAATCCTTCCCGGAGGAAATGCACAGCCAATTGCTTTGGACGCTATTGAGGAGGTATCCGTTAACTTGGCTCCGTTTGATATCAGACAGTCACAGTTCACCGGCGCATCTATCAACGCAGTTACAAAGAGCGGTACTAACAGATTTTCAGGTTCCGTTTACTCTTATTTGAGACCTAAGAAATTCACCGGCAACAAAGTTGGAGATTACACAGTTGCAAATGCACGTGATTCCAAAGCAGAGACTTATGGTGTAACATTCGGAGGCCCAATCATTAAAGACAAATTGTTCTTCTTTGTCAGCGGCGAGTATGAGAAAGAGACTTCTCCTTCAGGCGCTTATGAGCCAAGTACAGATGGTACTTCAAACGTATCAACCAAGACTTCACGTACAACCGTTTCTGATTTGAAGGCTATGCATGATTATCTGCTAAGCCAGTATGGTTATGAGGCAGGTGCATATCAGAACTTCCCTAACTTTAAGAGCGATAACCACAAGATTCTTGCAAGAATCGACTGGAACATCAATAAGAACAACAAGTTCACTATCAGATACAATGAGGTTGTCGGAACATCAGACCAGCTGACAAATGCAAACTCCGCTCCTAGCCCTAGAGGTTCCGGACGTAGTTCCATTTATTCAGTCTCTTTTGGTAATTCCTGGTACGGTTTCAAAAACACTGTAAGAAGTATAACGGGTGAGTTGGACAGCCATTGGGGAAAATTCTCCAATCAGCTGCTTGGTTCATACACAATGATTGAGGATAAGAGAACTTCAGATAGCGGTGTGTTCCCGTTTGTTGATATCTACAAAGGCGGAGACCAATATATGTCATTTGGATATGAGCTATTTACTTATGGAAATGATGTTAAGAACAACACACTTTCTGTAAAAGATAACTTGTCTATCAACCTTGGCGACCACAACCTTACATTTGGCGCCTCTTTCGACAGACTATATTTTAAGAATGTTTACATCAGAGAAGGTACGTCATACTACAGATATAACTACAACAATACAGTAGACCCTGCAACAGGCGTTACTTATGCAGATGGTATGTCTGCTTTCTATGCAAATGCAACTCCAACCGCTTTTGCCGTAACTTACGGATATAATGGACAAAGCACTCCTGGTGTTGAGCTTTCATTCGGCCTAGGCGCATTATATGCTCAGGATGAGTGGCAGGTAAATGACAAAGTTAAGGTTACGATGGGTTTAAGAGCTGAGCTTCCTTTCTATCTGAATAGCTTGGACAACAACCCTGCTGTTAATGCTTACGGCTTTAACAAATGGAACAATACTTTCAGAGATCACTACACTGTTGGAGAATCAGCAGAGAAGAATTACTACATGAACAGCGGCAAGTGGCCAAAGAGAAAACTGGAACTTAACCCAAGAATTGGTTTCAACTGGGATATTAACGGAGACAGAAGTCTTCAGTTAAGAGGTGGTTCAGGTTTCTTTAGTGGCATGCTTCCTTTTGTATGGTTTACAAACCAGCCAGGCGGTTCAGGTATGATTCAGTCTCCTGAGATTATGATTACCAACCTTTCTACGTTGGCTCAGAACAAGATAACCTTTAACAAAGATTACAAGGCTATGATTGCTGCTCATCCAACATTGTTCCCTACAACCCCTGGTAAAATTCCTTCAGGTTCAGCACTTTGCGAGGTTTCAAAAGACTTCAAGATGCCTCAGGTATGGAGAAGTGATTTGGCTTTGGATATAGCTCTTCCTTGGAACATGGTTTTGACTTTGGAGGAAATTTTCTCCAAGGATATCAATGCCGTTATGCAGAAGAATGTGAACTTGCAATATCCTTCAGGATACTATTCCGGAATGGATGACAGACCTTACTGGACAAATACAAGAATCAATTCAGATTTAAGCTCTGCGATGGTTCTTTGCAATACAAGCAAAGGTTTCCAGAATTCACTTACTGCTCAGTTGACTAAGAACTTGACAAGAGGTCTTTCCGGAATGATTGCTTACACTTATACAGTTGCTAAGGACGTTACAAACAACCCTGGTTCTACTGCATCATCAGCATGGAGCGCCAACTCAGTTGTTTCTTATTTGAATGACCCTGAGCTTGCAGCTTCCGGTTTTGCTGTTCCTCACAGATTAGTTGGAAACATCTCCTACAGATTTGAATGGCTTAAACATTTTGCTACAACTCTTTCACTATCCTACACAGGAGAGTCTCAGGGTAGAGCAGACTTCTGCTACTCAAATGATATGAATAAAGATGGCAACTCATCTGATTTGATGTATATCCCTGGAAGTAAGGGCGAGCTTGCATTTGTAACTTCTACTTACACATATACAGATGCTAACAAGGTTAAGTATAAATATACTGTAACTGACACACAGATGAGAGATGCATTCTGGACATTAGTTGAGGGCAACTCTTATTTGAAGAGCCATAAAGGCCAATATGCTAAGAGATATGGTTATGTTGAGCCATGGCACAACAGATGGGATGTTAAGGTTATTCAAGACATCTTCACAAACTTTGGAAGCAACAGAAGATATACTCTACAGGTCAGCTTAGACATCATCAATGCAGGCAACCTTCTTAACAAGAATTGGGGCGCTTACAAGACAATGGGTTCAATGTCTTATGATAGAATCCGTCCTTTAACTTTTGTTAAGGCTGTTAACGGTGTTCCTACTTATATGTTGAATGCATCAGCTGCAGGAGCAAATGATTCTGCAGAGGCAATCGTAAGCAGATGGGCAGGAAACAATACTTGGCAGAAGAGCGTTTCTACAGGCAGTACCTGGGGAATGTTGTTTGGCGTAAGATTGTTGTTCTAAAACATTATAGTTGATTAAAAAAGGCTGTCCAAATGGGCAGCCTTTTTTATTGCATGTACAGCAACCTGCTGTGCAGGTTGCTGAGCAATGCGTTTAATAGCCGGCCAATGCCGGCTATATTTGCCGGCGCACAAAGCACGCCGGCAATTAGTGTATTACGCGGCTACCGCCGCGGAAATGCACGCGCTAAAGCGCGGGCCTTCGGCCTTGCAATTATTACTTCATGTATATATAAAGACGAGCGGCTGAAAGCCGTGAGTCCCGGCACGGAGTGCCGGTGCATCCTGCGCACGAAGTGCGCTTGACCACAAGGCAATGCGCTGCATTGTAGCGCATTGCTTTGCAAACTGCTTAGCAGTTTGCATTTTTATTTATCCTTGAGGATAGCGTAAACAATTTTGATATAAGGATAGTTGGCGTTTGCCGGACCGTTTATCCTTCCCATTGTGTAAGTTGAAGCATCCAGGGAGTATGTTGTTGAACTGGAGCTAGAATAATAAGAGCTGCTGGAAGATGCAACGATTGGCATAATCCACAATTTGTACAAAGGCTCTGCGGCAACATCTTTTCTGTCAGCCTTCATTATTTTTTGGATTGTGCTGGCCATCTGTCCCTCATAATAGTAAAGAGATCTGTTGATTGCGCCAACCGCATTGCTTGTGCTGTAAACGTCTGAAAGAGGATAATAGTAGTAATCTGTTGTATCTGCAACTTTGTGACAAGGATATAGATATTGCGGATAATAGCTTGTAACTCTGCTTTCATCTGTCGGGAGCTCATAAGGCAAATAATAAGTTGCGCCGCTTATTAAAATTCTATTTTTATCATATCCCTGCTTTGCTGCCCACGCATCCAAAGTGTCCTTCAGAGCAACAGGGTCTACATAAGGTTTAAGTCCTCCTACTCCCTCAATATCAATGTATTTCTGAGGCGTATCAGATTCCATGGCTTTGGACTCATAGGTGGATTCATTCTGAGCATAGTCTACACCCAAAGCAAAAGTTATCGTAGTATCTTTTCTTGCAAGACCGCTTTTCCATGTTGGCTGGAAATTAACTTGCATATACATGTAAGTAGAACTAACAGTCCATTTGTTCAATCTGCCGCCGTAAGTTCCTGCAGCAGGAGGATCACATGTAAAATACAATCCCTTATATCCTTTTACAAACTGAGTCGTAGAATCTAACTGTAAATCAGTTGCTTTAAGAATATCTTCTCCAAGACTATTGTCAAGATATATTGTCAGGGAATCTGTGCCGGTATAAACGGTGCTGCCTTTATTTATCTGTGTATGAATGTAATCAGAACTCTTAATCATGTTGTTGTACTTGTCGGTAGTATCAACATATTTGTTCATTCTGTAAACATGTATGTTTTGAGTTATGCCCTCCTGGCTTGCATCCGGAATAGAGTTTCCGCTAAGAAGCATGGTGATAAAAATCTTCTTTACATAAGCTCCTGTTCCTAAGTTCATTCCGGAAGACACAGGTGCAAAATTGGTGGCGCATGTAAAATTGGCCAGACCAAATTCTTTTGTTCTTATTGCCCCAAAATAACCATAAGATGTATTAAGCGCCTGCATGCTGTCTGCAACTCTGGTTTTTAGCGGCATGTGGAAAGTAGCCGTCCCAACCTGCATTATATAATCATCGGGAACATAATTGTCACCGATAGTTTTATCTACTGATATGCAGGAATATGTGAGTAGCGATGCCGCCGCCGGCAAAATCAGATAACGGAAGAAAGCCTTGAATTGCATTATACTTTTAATAATTTGTCGTAAAACTTAATGTACTTATTTGTGTACGAGGCGTTTCCGGCACTTATTTCTGAATAAGGGAGAGTTGGCAATTTGCGTTTAGCCACGTAATCAAGGACTTCCTTATTAACATTATTACTTCCCAGAATTATTCCGTCCGCATACTTGACGGCTAATTTAGCAAGATTTATGCCATTAGGATTGCCAAGCACATCCATGTCCGCCGGAGATACTCCCTGCATCAGCGCCTTTTTCACAAAACCGGAGGAGAATTTCTCTTTGAAAACTTCATCATAAAGAGAGAGAACAATCTTGCTTTTTGCAAATATAGGATCTGTTTTGTAAGACATTTTTAGATACAGCGGAACAAGGTGAGTCATCCATCCGCCGCAGTGAATAATTGTAGGCTGCCATCTTAATTTTTTTACAGTCTCCAACATTCCGCGCGCAAAGAAAATTGCACGTTCATCATTGTCTGCAAAAAACTTTCCGCGCTCATCCGTGTACAAAAATTTTCTCTTGAAATAATCCTCATTTTCAATGAAATACACTTGCATGCGAGCCTGCTGGATAGATGCAACTTTTATGACAAGAGGTCTGTCCAAATCATTGACGACAATGTTCATTCCGCTAAGCCTGATGACTTCATGGAGCTGATTGCGGCGTTCATTTATTGTCCCGTATCTTGGCATAAAAGCTCTGATTTCCATGCCGTGTTCTTGGGCCGCCTGAGGCATATAACGCCCCGCCAGTGAAATGGAATCCTCCGGCAAATACGGAGTAATCTCACTGCTTACATATAAGATTTTAACAGGCTCACCCATAGTACACAATATCCTCTAGGCAAAGGTAGTAAAAATTTTTGACTTTTAAATGAAGGTTTTTCATATCTTTGGGGGCATATTTTATGAGCAGAAAAGAAAAAAATTCCATTGGGGGACGGCTGATGCGTTCATACGTGTCATCCGTAATAAGCATATCGCTGGTGCTTTTTATAGTGGGCATTTTTGCGGTTTTGGCCGTGAATGCGCGTGAGGTTTCTGATTACTTTAAGGAGAACATTAAGATTTCCACCATTCTGAAAGAGGATGCCACGCAGGTTCAGGCGGAGGCTTTTTGTAAAAACGTTGCATTGCTGCCCGCGGTAAAATCCACGCAGCTGATTACAAAAGAGGAGGGAACAAAGGAGATGAAAGATTTGCTGGGAAGCGATTTCCTGGATGTCTTTGAATCCAATCCAATCCCAATTTCAATTGAGATTCAGCTTAACTCAAATTATTTTCATCCCGACAGCGTAAAGACTCTTAAGAGCATGTTGATGCGCGACCCTCTTGTTGATGATGTTGTGTATCAGGAGTCATTGATAGATACCATAAACAAGAATATGCAGAAGATAGGAATGGTTCTGATAGTATTTATTGCGCTGCTGATGTTTATCTCCATAGTCCTGATTAACAATACTGTACGGCTAAATGTTTTCTCAAAAAGATTCTCAATACATACCATGCAGCTTGTTGGAGCAACCAAAGGATTCATCCGACGGCCTTTTATTTACAGGGCTATATTCCAGGGACTTATAAGCGGAGTTGTTGCAATATGCGCACTGACCGGAGTACTGTTTTTAGTTAGAAGAGAATTTTCCAGCATATTTTCTATTATCAATTTGCAGATTATGATAGAAGTTTCAGCCGGAGTTATTATACTTGGAGTTATTATATGTCTTATCTGTACTTACTTTGTTGTCAATAAGTTAGTAGGATTAAGCGGTAATGAATTATACACATAAATTATGAGTCAGAAAAAAATACAGAAAAATAATTCTGCTGAAGAGCAGAATTTTGCAATGCCCAAGAGCAATATTATTTGGATTCTCATAGGACTTGGAATAATGGTTCTGGGATACATTTTAATGATTGGCGGAGGCAGCAAAGATCCAGATGTTTTTTCTCCCGCAATATTTAGTTTTACAAGACTGGTAATTTCTCCGATACTAATTCTTGGGGGAATTGTTCTTGTAATAGTCGCCATCATGAAGAGAAACATGAAGAAATTAACAAAGGATTAATCTTGTGTAAAATTAATTAGCTGAACATAAAAGCAACAATTAATTACGCGGAAGGTAGCTAGTAAAATCATTGATAGAATAATTAAAGGATAGATTAATATGACTTGGATACAGGGTTTGTTACTTGGTTTGGTACAGGGTCTTACGGAATTTCTGCCCGTAAGCAGCAGCGGACATCTTACAATTTTTCAGGAGCTTTTTGGGATAGGCGGAAAAACAAATCTTGCATTTGACGTTACGGTGCATGTTGCAACAGTTCTAAGTACAATTGTAGTTTTCCGCAGACCACTTGGAAGATTAATAAAAGGTTTTTTTGTCCGCGGCATGAATGGGGAAAAAGATTATGTTTTTAAGATACTTGTTTCACTTATCCCGGTTGCAATAATTGGCTTCACATTAAAAGATTTTGTTGAGAAAATTTTCTCCACAGATTATGTGGCATCCCATACGGGCAACGGATTGCTGCTTGTCGGTAGCATGCTGATAGTCACGGCGTTGCTGCTGGATTGCAGTGAAAGAATAACTGCACGGAGCATGAAAAAAACTTCAGCAATTGCAGATGATAAAGTTGCGGCTGAGAGTTGCGGAGTTTCCAAATCAGACAGTAAAATTGCAAGTGATGGTTGCGGCGTTTCCAAATTAGACAGTAAAATTGCAAGTGATGGTTGCGGCGTTTCCAAATCAGACAGTAAAATTGCAGCTGAGGAAGAGAGTTCCGGAGTTGATTATTGTGATAATTCAGCGATTAGTTATTGGCAGGCATTTGTTGTTGGAATAGCTCAGGCAATTGCTGTTCTTCCTGGCTTATCACGTTCTGGTTCAACAATTTCCACCGGATTGCTTTGCAAGGTTAAGAAATCTTCCGTTGCACAATTTTCTTTTTTGATGGTTATCATTCCGGTGCTCGGAGAGGCGTTATTGGATGTATATAAGGCAGTCAAGGGAGCTGGTGCTGCGGCAGCGAGCGCGGCTGGTTCTTCAAGTGCTGCTGCAATGAATGCTGCTGGTTCTTCAAGTGCAGGTGCTGCAGGAATTGAATTTTTACCTCTTCTGCTGGGATTTATCGCTGCATTTTTTGCAGGATGGGCTGCGTGCAAGTGGATGGTTAAACTTGTTAAGAATGTGAAGCTTACAGGTTTTGCAATTTATTGTGCAATAGTGGGAATTCTTTGTATTGTGCTTCCATATCTGATTAAATAAAATTAGTTTTAGCAATAGCAATAGCAGCAGCAGTAGTAATAGCAGTAACAATAACAGTAGCAATAGCAATAGCAATAGCAATAGCAGTAACAATAACAGTAACAGTAGCAATAGCAGCAGCAGTAGCAATAGCAATAGCGCAATAGCAGCACAACAATAAACATATAACAGCAAAATTATTGGGCAGTTTAATGGAGGAGAAAAACTTATATTTTTTTGTGGCGGACGTACACCTGGGGCTTGACTTTAAAGACCCTGTCGGGAGAGAAAAAAAATTCTCTTCCTTCCTCTACAATTTGCCGGCACAGACAAAAGAGGTTTTTCTGATGGGGGACATTTTTGATTTTTGGTATGAGTATAAAGATGTGATTCCCAATGGTTTTACGCGGACGCTTGGTGCGATTGCGGCGCTGGTTGACCGCGGGGTTAAGGTGCATTTTTTTAACGGGAATCATGATATCTGGACTTACAGATATTTTCAAAAAGAGCTTGGGGTTGTGATGGAAAAGCAGCCGGCTGTTATTGAGATTGAGGGGAAGCGTTTTTGCCTGGGACATGGTGATGGTTTGTGGAGCGGCGACCCTGGATATAAATTTTTAAAAAGCATTTTTTATAATCGCATTTTGCAAATTTTGTTTAGCGGAATTCATCCCCGCTGGGCGTTTTTGCTGGGGCATAGCTGGAGCAAACATAATAGACTTACCCGCGGACAGGCTTCTGCCGAGGGCGCGCAAAGGACTATCAATAAGTGCATTGCCTATTCAGAAGATTTCCAGAAAAAATATGCTGCCGCTGTGAAAGATTGCTCTGTGTCATCAGCAGCAAGCCAACCAGCATCTGCAACAAAAGATAAAATTGCTGCCGCGGAAGAGCGGTCTGCATCCGGTATGTCACAAACTGTCGGGAAGAAAATAGATTACTTTATCTTTGGACACTTCCACATCCCTGCACATAAGCAGCTTGCGGATGGCTCTGAGCTTTTCATGCTGGGAGACTGGATTTACAATCCGGATTATGTTGTGTTTGATGGAGAAACGGGAGAATCTCATAGCCTTTAAAAAATACAATCATTTGATTATTAGTTGTTTGCGAGGTCGCGTTGGCCTGTTTTGCCGGCAACGGAGCCTTGTAATGAGTTGAAAATAAAGCTATTAACATTTTTAAAGGCGATGAAACATCAACCTGCGTATCCTTTCTTTGCTGTCGTGAAACAAGCCGGCAAGTTGGGCGTATGTACAGCGCGCGTTGTGAAACAGATATTTTATCAACTCATCCGATTCTGACAAAGTGAGGTCACTTATAGAGGCTGAATTGTGAAAATGGCTGGTAATATATGAGTTAGCAAGCTCTATTAATTCTCGCACAGGTGTCAGATTCCAGTTCTTTTTCTCATCTTC
The window above is part of the Bacteroidales bacterium genome. Proteins encoded here:
- a CDS encoding carboxypeptidase regulatory-like domain-containing protein, whose translation is MKQTIKLFALTVLSLFVSAGLFAQVTTSSMSGKVTEKDGSPVVGATVIATHTPSGSKYYSTTDNSGNYRILNMRIGGPYDVEVSLLGYGSNKTGGAYLKLGENFVRNVVMNVEAVALNEVVVQAKGNNPIMNSDKNGASTNVSSTQLKQLPSISRSILDFTKFTPQANGTSFGGRDNRMNTVTIDGAAFNNNFGLSTSQILPGGNAQPIALDAIEEVSVNLAPFDIRQSQFTGASINAVTKSGTNRFSGSVYSYLRPKKFTGNKVGDYTVANARDSKAETYGVTFGGPIIKDKLFFFVSGEYEKETSPSGAYEPSTDGTSNVSTKTSRTTVSDLKAMHDYLLSQYGYEAGAYQNFPNFKSDNHKILARIDWNINKNNKFTIRYNEVVGTSDQLTNANSAPSPRGSGRSSIYSVSFGNSWYGFKNTVRSITGELDSHWGKFSNQLLGSYTMIEDKRTSDSGVFPFVDIYKGGDQYMSFGYELFTYGNDVKNNTLSVKDNLSINLGDHNLTFGASFDRLYFKNVYIREGTSYYRYNYNNTVDPATGVTYADGMSAFYANATPTAFAVTYGYNGQSTPGVELSFGLGALYAQDEWQVNDKVKVTMGLRAELPFYLNSLDNNPAVNAYGFNKWNNTFRDHYTVGESAEKNYYMNSGKWPKRKLELNPRIGFNWDINGDRSLQLRGGSGFFSGMLPFVWFTNQPGGSGMIQSPEIMITNLSTLAQNKITFNKDYKAMIAAHPTLFPTTPGKIPSGSALCEVSKDFKMPQVWRSDLALDIALPWNMVLTLEEIFSKDINAVMQKNVNLQYPSGYYSGMDDRPYWTNTRINSDLSSAMVLCNTSKGFQNSLTAQLTKNLTRGLSGMIAYTYTVAKDVTNNPGSTASSAWSANSVVSYLNDPELAASGFAVPHRLVGNISYRFEWLKHFATTLSLSYTGESQGRADFCYSNDMNKDGNSSDLMYIPGSKGELAFVTSTYTYTDANKVKYKYTVTDTQMRDAFWTLVEGNSYLKSHKGQYAKRYGYVEPWHNRWDVKVIQDIFTNFGSNRRYTLQVSLDIINAGNLLNKNWGAYKTMGSMSYDRIRPLTFVKAVNGVPTYMLNASAAGANDSAEAIVSRWAGNNTWQKSVSTGSTWGMLFGVRLLF
- a CDS encoding DUF4270 domain-containing protein, translated to MQFKAFFRYLILPAAASLLTYSCISVDKTIGDNYVPDDYIMQVGTATFHMPLKTRVADSMQALNTSYGYFGAIRTKEFGLANFTCATNFAPVSSGMNLGTGAYVKKIFITMLLSGNSIPDASQEGITQNIHVYRMNKYVDTTDKYNNMIKSSDYIHTQINKGSTVYTGTDSLTIYLDNSLGEDILKATDLQLDSTTQFVKGYKGLYFTCDPPAAGTYGGRLNKWTVSSTYMYMQVNFQPTWKSGLARKDTTITFALGVDYAQNESTYESKAMESDTPQKYIDIEGVGGLKPYVDPVALKDTLDAWAAKQGYDKNRILISGATYYLPYELPTDESRVTSYYPQYLYPCHKVADTTDYYYYPLSDVYSTSNAVGAINRSLYYYEGQMASTIQKIMKADRKDVAAEPLYKLWIMPIVASSSSSYYSSSSSTTYSLDASTYTMGRINGPANANYPYIKIVYAILKDK
- a CDS encoding glycogen/starch synthase, with product MGEPVKILYVSSEITPYLPEDSISLAGRYMPQAAQEHGMEIRAFMPRYGTINERRNQLHEVIRLSGMNIVVNDLDRPLVIKVASIQQARMQVYFIENEDYFKRKFLYTDERGKFFADNDERAIFFARGMLETVKKLRWQPTIIHCGGWMTHLVPLYLKMSYKTDPIFAKSKIVLSLYDEVFKEKFSSGFVKKALMQGVSPADMDVLGNPNGINLAKLAVKYADGIILGSNNVNKEVLDYVAKRKLPTLPYSEISAGNASYTNKYIKFYDKLLKV
- a CDS encoding permease-like cell division protein FtsX; amino-acid sequence: MSRKEKNSIGGRLMRSYVSSVISISLVLFIVGIFAVLAVNAREVSDYFKENIKISTILKEDATQVQAEAFCKNVALLPAVKSTQLITKEEGTKEMKDLLGSDFLDVFESNPIPISIEIQLNSNYFHPDSVKTLKSMLMRDPLVDDVVYQESLIDTINKNMQKIGMVLIVFIALLMFISIVLINNTVRLNVFSKRFSIHTMQLVGATKGFIRRPFIYRAIFQGLISGVVAICALTGVLFLVRREFSSIFSIINLQIMIEVSAGVIILGVIICLICTYFVVNKLVGLSGNELYT
- a CDS encoding DUF3098 domain-containing protein; translated protein: MSQKKIQKNNSAEEQNFAMPKSNIIWILIGLGIMVLGYILMIGGGSKDPDVFSPAIFSFTRLVISPILILGGIVLVIVAIMKRNMKKLTKD
- a CDS encoding undecaprenyl-diphosphate phosphatase: MTWIQGLLLGLVQGLTEFLPVSSSGHLTIFQELFGIGGKTNLAFDVTVHVATVLSTIVVFRRPLGRLIKGFFVRGMNGEKDYVFKILVSLIPVAIIGFTLKDFVEKIFSTDYVASHTGNGLLLVGSMLIVTALLLDCSERITARSMKKTSAIADDKVAAESCGVSKSDSKIASDGCGVSKLDSKIASDGCGVSKSDSKIAAEEESSGVDYCDNSAISYWQAFVVGIAQAIAVLPGLSRSGSTISTGLLCKVKKSSVAQFSFLMVIIPVLGEALLDVYKAVKGAGAAAASAAGSSSAAAMNAAGSSSAGAAGIEFLPLLLGFIAAFFAGWAACKWMVKLVKNVKLTGFAIYCAIVGILCIVLPYLIK
- a CDS encoding UDP-2,3-diacylglucosamine diphosphatase, whose product is MEEKNLYFFVADVHLGLDFKDPVGREKKFSSFLYNLPAQTKEVFLMGDIFDFWYEYKDVIPNGFTRTLGAIAALVDRGVKVHFFNGNHDIWTYRYFQKELGVVMEKQPAVIEIEGKRFCLGHGDGLWSGDPGYKFLKSIFYNRILQILFSGIHPRWAFLLGHSWSKHNRLTRGQASAEGAQRTINKCIAYSEDFQKKYAAAVKDCSVSSAASQPASATKDKIAAAEERSASGMSQTVGKKIDYFIFGHFHIPAHKQLADGSELFMLGDWIYNPDYVVFDGETGESHSL